A window of the Verrucomicrobiia bacterium genome harbors these coding sequences:
- the alaS gene encoding alanine--tRNA ligase, which produces MTSAEIRQSFLEFFRSKQHTIVPGASLMPGSPNLLFTNAGMNQFVPIFLGERAADVSRWAGAVPGSDTRATDTQKCIRAGGKHNDLDDVGLDTYHHTFFEMLGNWSFGDYFKREAIEWAWELVVERWKFPAERLYATIYQPDVAQGDPGGRDEEAWNCWAERFRSRGLDPEVHIVNGGRKDNFWMMGETGPCGPCSELHVDLTPAGDTRGSLVNRGTAECIEIWNLVFIQYNANPDGTFSPLPARHVDTGMGFERVTSILQGTKGFTDFVNARISNYETDIFRPIFDELERLSGRRYGSTLPRPGSTGDTDLERGDVAFRVIADHLRTLTFAVADGIQPGNTDRNYVLRRILRRAVRYGRTLGLHEPFFFKLVDVLAATMGGVFPELRTKQGHVKEVLRREEEAFNRTLDRGITLFEQEASRIQDVTARAPRIGGAFAFRLYDTYGFPLDLTELMARERGLTVDTAGFEVLMEEQRARARAAQKKTVVELSQLERPMPTKFVGYETLETPATVLDVVRVKDRVAVVLDTSSCYAEMGGQVGDTADLGGGGELWRVGDTQKTGHTWLHFLEADGAPLESAPAVGATVTLSVHSGRRAAIQRHHTVTHLLHWALHEVVGPGASQKGSSVTAAKLTFDFNSAPLTPGQVADVERLVNERVLENAPVTWTEVPYADVRDRGDVLQFFGDRYGDVVRVVQIGGGPAGLDGFSMELCGGTHTRATGEIGLFRIVSESAIAAGVRRIEAVAGLPAHAAARQDLELLRAIAGRLTAPVAELEKRIEALLAHQKSLERQIHIALLRNASNAAAELLGRSTLAGDIPLITHNLGDAEPEFLQAVADALKGRFPGVLVLGGGAPGAVTLLATVAPDLTRRVQAGRLIQAIAPIVDGKGGGRPESARGGGRNAAKLDEALARVRPLLEAAAS; this is translated from the coding sequence ATGACCTCCGCCGAGATCCGACAGTCCTTCCTGGAGTTCTTCCGGTCGAAGCAACACACGATCGTGCCCGGCGCGAGCCTGATGCCCGGCAGCCCGAACCTGTTGTTCACCAATGCCGGGATGAACCAGTTCGTGCCCATCTTTCTTGGCGAACGTGCGGCCGATGTGTCCCGCTGGGCCGGCGCGGTGCCGGGGAGCGATACGCGGGCGACGGACACCCAGAAATGCATCCGGGCCGGGGGCAAGCACAACGACCTCGATGATGTGGGGCTCGACACCTACCACCACACGTTCTTCGAGATGCTCGGGAACTGGTCGTTCGGGGACTACTTCAAGCGGGAGGCGATTGAGTGGGCCTGGGAACTGGTGGTGGAGCGCTGGAAGTTTCCGGCGGAACGTCTTTACGCCACCATCTACCAGCCGGATGTGGCGCAGGGTGACCCGGGCGGGCGCGACGAGGAGGCGTGGAATTGCTGGGCGGAGCGGTTTCGCTCCCGCGGACTCGACCCGGAGGTCCACATCGTCAATGGCGGCCGGAAGGACAACTTCTGGATGATGGGGGAAACGGGGCCGTGCGGCCCGTGCTCGGAACTGCACGTGGACCTCACGCCCGCCGGAGACACCCGCGGCAGCCTGGTCAATCGCGGTACCGCCGAATGCATCGAAATCTGGAACCTGGTGTTCATCCAGTACAACGCGAACCCCGACGGCACCTTCTCGCCGCTGCCGGCGCGGCATGTAGACACCGGCATGGGCTTTGAGCGGGTCACCTCCATTCTGCAGGGCACGAAGGGATTCACGGATTTCGTCAACGCCCGCATCTCCAACTATGAGACGGACATCTTTCGTCCGATCTTTGACGAACTGGAGCGGCTGAGCGGGCGGCGCTACGGCTCGACCCTGCCGCGTCCGGGGAGCACGGGGGACACCGACCTGGAGCGCGGTGACGTCGCGTTTCGCGTCATTGCCGATCACCTCCGCACCCTGACGTTTGCCGTGGCCGACGGCATCCAGCCCGGCAACACGGACCGCAACTATGTACTGCGGCGCATCCTGCGGCGGGCCGTCCGCTACGGGCGCACCCTGGGGCTGCACGAGCCGTTCTTCTTCAAGCTCGTGGATGTCCTGGCGGCCACGATGGGCGGGGTCTTCCCGGAGCTCCGCACGAAGCAGGGGCATGTGAAGGAGGTGCTGCGCCGCGAGGAGGAGGCGTTCAACCGGACGTTGGACCGGGGGATCACCTTGTTTGAGCAGGAGGCGTCCCGGATTCAGGACGTGACGGCCCGGGCTCCCCGGATCGGCGGCGCGTTTGCGTTCCGGCTCTACGATACGTACGGCTTCCCCCTCGACCTGACGGAGTTGATGGCCCGCGAGCGGGGTCTGACCGTGGACACGGCGGGCTTCGAGGTCCTGATGGAGGAGCAGCGGGCGCGGGCGCGGGCGGCGCAGAAGAAGACGGTGGTTGAGTTGTCCCAACTGGAGCGTCCGATGCCCACGAAGTTTGTGGGGTATGAGACGCTGGAGACCCCGGCGACGGTCCTGGATGTGGTGCGGGTGAAGGACCGGGTGGCCGTCGTCCTCGACACGTCGAGTTGCTATGCGGAAATGGGCGGGCAGGTTGGCGACACGGCGGATCTGGGCGGCGGCGGGGAGCTCTGGCGGGTGGGCGATACCCAGAAAACCGGCCACACCTGGCTGCACTTCCTGGAGGCGGACGGGGCGCCGCTCGAATCGGCCCCGGCCGTGGGCGCGACCGTGACGCTTTCCGTGCACTCCGGCCGCCGCGCCGCCATCCAGCGCCACCACACGGTCACCCACCTGCTGCACTGGGCCCTTCACGAGGTGGTCGGACCCGGGGCCTCGCAGAAGGGGTCCTCGGTCACGGCCGCAAAGCTGACCTTCGATTTCAACAGCGCCCCGCTGACGCCGGGGCAGGTTGCGGACGTCGAACGGCTGGTCAACGAACGGGTCCTTGAGAATGCTCCGGTGACGTGGACGGAGGTGCCGTATGCCGACGTGCGCGACCGGGGGGACGTGTTGCAGTTCTTCGGCGACCGGTACGGCGACGTGGTGCGAGTGGTCCAGATCGGGGGGGGGCCGGCGGGCCTTGACGGCTTTTCCATGGAGCTTTGCGGCGGAACCCACACCCGGGCGACCGGAGAGATCGGACTGTTTCGTATCGTGAGCGAGAGCGCCATTGCCGCCGGGGTCCGGCGCATCGAGGCGGTCGCCGGGCTGCCGGCCCATGCGGCGGCGCGCCAGGACCTGGAACTCCTCCGCGCGATTGCGGGACGGTTGACCGCGCCGGTGGCGGAACTGGAGAAGCGGATTGAGGCGCTGCTCGCGCACCAGAAATCCCTCGAGCGCCAGATCCACATCGCGCTGCTGCGGAACGCCTCCAATGCCGCCGCGGAGTTGCTCGGGCGCAGCACACTGGCGGGGGACATCCCCCTGATCACGCACAACCTGGGTGACGCCGAGCCGGAGTTCCTCCAGGCGGTCGCCGATGCGCTGAAGGGGCGGTTCCCCGGGGTCCTGGTCCTCGGCGGCGGTGCCCCCGGCGCGGTGACCCTACTGGCCACGGTGGCTCCGGACCTCACGCGACGCGTGCAGGCCGGAAGGTTGATCCAGGCCATCGCCCCGATCGTGGACGGCAAGGGCGGGGGGCGTCCGGAAAGTGCGCGCGGCGGCGGCCGGAATGCCGCGAAGCTGGATGAGGCGCTGGCCCGCGTGCGACCCCTGCTGGAGGCGGCGGCGTCCTGA
- a CDS encoding nucleotide sugar dehydrogenase: MAAPLDHLAVFGLGKLGACIAATLAARGCRVLGVDVDPEKVRRINAGEAPVDEPLLPETLREAGSRLRATMEPVEAVEADASFYIPPSPSLPDGSFSTEFLVRAMTPMARALRDAGRRGHLFVVNSTTTPGAMQEVIRPLLERETGWTCGRDFGLCYNPEFIALGNVIRGLLEPDLVLIGESDPESGGRLEALYRRYNTNRPAIERMSLTSAELAKISVNSFITMKISFTNQLRLLAGRLPEADIHAILAAIGSDSRIGAKYLRAGLSYGGPCFPRDNRLVAHTARRLGLEAPLAEATDRVNELARADLLEQVLLANPGASTIGILGMAYRPNTAIVEESAGLDLAQRLRQRGLRVLVHDVQAGPANCPDLRAFECFDSVDALLQDPHLGAVILCCPWPAYRGLRLPPGVAAVDPWGVLEPADAD, encoded by the coding sequence ATGGCGGCCCCCCTGGATCACCTCGCGGTTTTTGGCCTGGGAAAACTCGGAGCCTGCATCGCGGCCACGCTGGCGGCGCGAGGGTGCCGGGTGCTCGGCGTGGACGTGGACCCGGAAAAGGTCCGGAGGATCAACGCAGGGGAGGCTCCGGTGGATGAGCCGCTGCTGCCGGAGACCCTGCGCGAAGCCGGATCCCGGTTGCGGGCCACGATGGAACCGGTCGAGGCGGTGGAAGCGGACGCCTCGTTCTACATTCCGCCGTCCCCAAGCCTTCCCGACGGAAGTTTTTCCACGGAGTTTCTCGTGCGGGCGATGACCCCGATGGCTCGGGCGCTGCGGGATGCCGGGCGCCGGGGACATCTGTTCGTCGTCAATTCCACGACGACGCCGGGTGCGATGCAGGAGGTGATCCGTCCCCTGCTGGAGCGGGAGACCGGGTGGACCTGCGGACGGGATTTTGGGCTGTGCTACAACCCCGAGTTCATCGCGCTTGGCAATGTGATCCGGGGCCTGCTGGAGCCGGACCTTGTGTTGATCGGCGAATCGGATCCGGAGAGCGGCGGCCGGCTCGAAGCCCTGTACCGGCGCTACAACACCAACCGGCCGGCGATCGAGCGGATGTCCCTGACGAGCGCCGAACTGGCCAAGATCTCGGTGAACAGCTTCATCACGATGAAGATCAGCTTCACCAACCAGCTCCGGCTGCTGGCCGGGCGGCTGCCGGAGGCGGACATTCACGCGATCCTCGCCGCCATTGGCTCGGATTCCCGCATTGGTGCCAAGTACCTCCGCGCGGGCCTCAGCTATGGCGGACCCTGCTTTCCCCGCGACAACCGGCTGGTCGCCCACACGGCCCGCCGTCTGGGGCTGGAGGCACCCCTTGCCGAGGCGACCGACCGGGTGAACGAGCTGGCGCGGGCCGATCTGCTCGAGCAGGTGCTGCTCGCCAACCCGGGTGCCAGCACGATCGGCATCCTGGGCATGGCCTACCGACCGAACACGGCGATTGTCGAGGAATCCGCGGGCCTGGACCTCGCACAGCGCCTGCGTCAGCGCGGGCTGCGGGTGCTCGTCCACGATGTCCAGGCCGGTCCCGCGAACTGTCCCGACCTCCGGGCCTTCGAGTGCTTCGACTCCGTGGACGCATTGCTGCAGGACCCGCACCTCGGTGCGGTGATCCTCTGCTGCCCCTGGCCGGCCTATCGCGGCCTTCGCCTGCCGCCCGGGGTCGCGGCGGTGGATCCGTGGGGCGTGCTTGAGCCGGCGGACGCGGACTGA
- a CDS encoding AAA family ATPase has translation MSLNVSEELSGRLQAAAEHLQRVRIEVGRVIVGQRELVHRLLVGLVARGHILLEGLPGLAKTASVSALARATHCQFARIQFTPDLLPGDITGTLIYDPVQGTYSTRMGPIFANLVLADEINRAPSKVQSALLEAMQERQTTIGDKTWPLPEPFLVLATQNPIEQEGTYPLPEAQMDRFMLKVIVGYPSAEEELVILDRMASTRPSFHLDAVVSPEEIVGYQDLLNRIHVDPLVRDYVVRLVVATRDAAAGRGVAPDLKRLVRIGASPRATINLALAARACALLEGRDHVTPDDVKLIAPDVLRHRILLTYEAEAEDIGTESIVQTLLGKVKVP, from the coding sequence ATGTCCCTGAACGTCTCCGAGGAACTATCCGGCCGGCTCCAGGCTGCCGCCGAGCATCTGCAGCGGGTCCGCATCGAGGTCGGACGCGTCATTGTTGGCCAGCGCGAGCTCGTGCATCGCCTGTTGGTGGGACTGGTCGCCCGCGGCCACATCCTGCTGGAAGGCCTGCCCGGCCTTGCGAAGACGGCCAGCGTCAGCGCACTCGCGCGCGCCACGCACTGCCAGTTCGCGCGGATCCAGTTCACACCCGACCTGCTGCCCGGCGACATCACCGGAACCCTGATCTATGACCCGGTGCAGGGCACTTACTCCACCCGTATGGGGCCCATTTTCGCCAACCTGGTGCTTGCCGACGAAATCAACCGCGCACCGTCGAAGGTGCAGTCTGCGCTGCTGGAGGCCATGCAGGAACGCCAGACCACGATCGGGGACAAGACGTGGCCGCTTCCGGAACCGTTTCTGGTGCTGGCCACGCAGAATCCCATCGAGCAGGAGGGCACCTACCCGTTGCCGGAGGCGCAGATGGACCGGTTCATGTTGAAGGTGATCGTCGGCTACCCCAGCGCGGAGGAGGAGCTGGTGATCCTGGACCGGATGGCCTCCACACGCCCCTCGTTCCACCTCGATGCCGTCGTCTCGCCGGAGGAGATTGTGGGGTACCAGGATCTGTTGAACCGGATCCACGTGGACCCGCTGGTGCGCGACTACGTGGTCCGGTTGGTGGTGGCCACGCGCGATGCCGCGGCGGGCCGCGGGGTGGCGCCCGACCTCAAGCGCCTGGTGCGCATTGGCGCAAGTCCCCGTGCCACGATCAACCTTGCGCTCGCCGCCCGCGCCTGCGCGCTGCTGGAAGGCCGGGATCACGTGACGCCCGACGATGTCAAGCTCATCGCCCCGGATGTCCTGAGGCATCGGATCCTGCTGACCTACGAGGCCGAGGCTGAGGACATCGGGACCGAAAGCATCGTCCAGACGCTGCTCGGCAAAGTGAAGGTGCCCTGA
- a CDS encoding DUF58 domain-containing protein: MLPADYLQRLRMVELRARLVSEQLMGGRLVSVFKGRGMDFADVREYVPGDDVRRIDWNVTARLRKPFIKRHVEERELVVLLLVDVSASGHFGTASGESAEAATKRELAAVLAGALAFSAIRNGDRVGLLLFTDRVERYVPPRKTRSHVTRLLHELLFTVPRSTGTSLTTAVNFLNNLLHRPALVFVLSDFHDPAGEQWQRSLAATNQRHEVIALRTVDRRELELPDVGLALVQDAESGELLELDTADPAVREAWAAAADERTRELVMTFRRCRIPEMEVRTDQPWLHRLQKFLDQSAKRRVA, encoded by the coding sequence ATGCTGCCTGCCGATTATCTTCAGCGGCTCCGGATGGTGGAGCTCCGCGCCCGGCTGGTCAGCGAGCAGCTCATGGGCGGGCGGCTGGTCAGCGTGTTCAAGGGGCGCGGCATGGATTTTGCCGATGTGCGCGAGTACGTGCCCGGGGATGACGTCCGGCGCATTGACTGGAATGTCACCGCGCGACTTCGGAAGCCCTTCATCAAGCGTCACGTCGAGGAGCGCGAGCTGGTGGTCCTGCTGCTGGTGGACGTGTCCGCCAGCGGTCACTTCGGGACGGCGTCGGGGGAGTCTGCGGAGGCCGCCACCAAGCGCGAACTGGCGGCCGTGCTGGCGGGGGCTCTTGCCTTCAGCGCCATTCGCAACGGGGACCGGGTGGGGCTGCTTTTGTTCACCGACCGCGTCGAGCGTTACGTGCCCCCGCGCAAGACCCGGTCGCACGTGACGCGCCTGTTGCACGAGTTGTTGTTCACCGTGCCGCGGTCCACGGGCACCTCGCTTACCACGGCGGTGAACTTCCTGAACAACCTGCTGCACCGTCCGGCCCTGGTGTTTGTGCTCTCCGACTTTCACGATCCGGCCGGGGAACAATGGCAACGGTCGCTGGCCGCGACGAACCAGCGCCACGAGGTGATCGCGCTGCGCACGGTGGATCGCCGCGAGCTGGAGCTGCCGGATGTGGGGCTGGCGCTCGTGCAGGACGCCGAAAGCGGCGAACTGCTGGAACTGGACACCGCCGATCCCGCGGTGCGGGAGGCCTGGGCGGCCGCGGCCGACGAGCGGACCCGTGAACTCGTCATGACCTTCCGGCGTTGCCGGATTCCCGAAATGGAGGTCCGCACCGACCAGCCGTGGCTGCACCGCCTCCAAAAATTCCTCGACCAGTCGGCCAAGCGCCGCGTGGCGTGA
- a CDS encoding VWA domain-containing protein, giving the protein MMRIWGAALPGLEGFEFQHPWVLLLLLLLPPLAWWCGARGPLPTVPVPSLQGVRHLGTVPRRHRGALRWFGLLLPVALCIVALARPRLPRGDLPDPSRGIDILLTLDFSRSMAETDFRLRNRRVSRHEALVSVTGDFIKGRPNDRIGIVCFARTPWLVSPLTLDHEWAMSSLKEAELATGTGIGWAIAASTTFLKHDSDRNKVIILITDGDNSAGPKPFDMAPLAVKENIRVYTILIGPEMVTPSMAANHELNKVARLTGGQFFQAQDANALENIFAAIEKLEKRDLVQKRFVSWRELYPWFLWTAAAVWLVQLAADEVVRRRIP; this is encoded by the coding sequence ATGATGCGGATCTGGGGCGCCGCCCTCCCCGGCCTGGAGGGCTTTGAGTTTCAGCATCCGTGGGTGCTCCTGTTGCTCCTGCTGCTGCCACCCCTGGCCTGGTGGTGCGGTGCCCGCGGGCCCTTGCCCACGGTGCCGGTCCCTTCGCTGCAGGGGGTGCGGCATCTGGGCACGGTGCCCCGGCGTCATCGCGGTGCCCTGCGTTGGTTCGGCCTGCTCCTGCCCGTCGCGCTTTGCATCGTGGCGCTGGCCCGCCCGCGTCTGCCCCGCGGTGATCTGCCCGATCCCAGCCGGGGCATTGACATCCTCCTCACCCTCGACTTCTCGCGGTCCATGGCGGAGACCGATTTTCGCCTGAGGAATCGCCGGGTGAGCCGTCACGAGGCCCTCGTGTCCGTCACCGGCGACTTCATCAAGGGACGCCCCAATGACCGCATCGGCATCGTCTGCTTTGCCCGGACCCCGTGGCTTGTCAGCCCGCTGACCCTGGATCATGAGTGGGCGATGTCCTCCCTCAAGGAGGCCGAGTTGGCCACCGGGACCGGCATCGGCTGGGCCATCGCCGCTTCGACGACCTTCCTCAAGCACGACAGCGACCGCAACAAGGTGATCATCCTGATCACGGATGGCGACAACTCCGCGGGCCCCAAGCCGTTCGACATGGCGCCGCTGGCGGTGAAGGAGAACATCCGCGTGTACACCATCCTGATCGGCCCCGAGATGGTGACCCCGTCCATGGCGGCCAACCACGAATTGAACAAGGTCGCGCGGTTGACGGGCGGGCAGTTCTTTCAGGCCCAGGACGCCAATGCCCTGGAGAACATTTTCGCCGCCATCGAAAAGCTGGAGAAGCGTGACCTCGTCCAGAAGCGCTTCGTGAGCTGGAGGGAGCTCTATCCGTGGTTCCTGTGGACTGCGGCGGCCGTCTGGCTGGTGCAGTTGGCGGCGGACGAGGTGGTCCGGAGGCGCATCCCATGA
- a CDS encoding VWA domain-containing protein, translating into MKFAHPLFLYLLPVSLGLLAWALVWARRRRERLRTVFTGGGERPWARPNGPSGARTADVALTLAAFAFLMLALARPLWFQPDQKNELRGVPYLIALDASRSMLATDVRPSRWAATTNALDRFLLETRADQVGLLTFSGVAYLNAPLTFDTLALRTMLRYLDPNVLEDPGSSLASALERAGRYFETNQVHPRLVLLISDGEDLAGNPVEAARQFSRQFRMKVCTVGVGTAAGAKVPLLRGGAARNSFGQEVVSRLNESNLQRLAAATGGRYFRLGDRGQGLQEFRDTVLIPTTESVARQDLKNYREGYAVPLTLAIACLVGKIVLAAGRRTRPRTLPGIHGEAAVPSPR; encoded by the coding sequence ATGAAGTTTGCCCACCCGCTGTTCCTGTACCTGCTCCCGGTGTCACTCGGCCTCCTGGCGTGGGCTTTGGTCTGGGCGCGCCGGCGTCGCGAGCGGCTGCGGACGGTGTTTACCGGCGGGGGGGAACGCCCCTGGGCGCGTCCCAACGGGCCGTCCGGTGCACGGACCGCCGACGTTGCCCTGACACTGGCCGCGTTTGCATTCCTGATGCTGGCGCTGGCGCGCCCGCTCTGGTTCCAGCCGGACCAGAAGAACGAACTGCGCGGCGTGCCGTACCTCATCGCGCTCGATGCCTCGCGCTCCATGCTGGCGACGGATGTCCGGCCGTCGCGCTGGGCGGCGACCACCAATGCCCTCGACCGGTTCCTTCTCGAGACGCGCGCCGACCAGGTCGGATTGCTCACGTTCAGCGGCGTCGCCTACCTGAACGCCCCGCTGACCTTCGACACCCTCGCACTCCGGACCATGCTCCGGTACCTCGACCCCAACGTGCTGGAGGATCCCGGCAGTTCCCTGGCCTCGGCGCTGGAGCGGGCGGGCCGCTATTTCGAGACCAACCAGGTGCATCCCCGCCTCGTGCTCCTGATTTCCGACGGGGAAGACCTCGCGGGTAACCCCGTGGAGGCGGCGCGGCAGTTTTCGCGCCAGTTCCGCATGAAGGTGTGCACCGTCGGCGTGGGTACCGCCGCCGGGGCCAAGGTGCCGCTGCTGCGGGGTGGCGCCGCGCGCAACAGCTTCGGTCAGGAGGTGGTCTCGCGTCTGAACGAGAGCAACCTGCAACGCCTCGCCGCGGCCACCGGGGGGCGCTATTTCCGCCTCGGCGATCGCGGACAGGGGCTCCAGGAGTTCCGCGATACCGTGCTGATCCCGACCACCGAGTCGGTCGCGCGCCAGGATCTCAAGAACTACCGCGAAGGCTATGCCGTGCCGCTCACGCTGGCCATCGCCTGCCTTGTGGGCAAGATTGTGCTGGCCGCCGGACGGCGGACCCGTCCGCGGACCCTCCCAGGAATTCACGGCGAGGCCGCCGTCCCGTCCCCGAGATGA
- a CDS encoding tetratricopeptide repeat protein has translation MNAVLRPLDFSPYRRRVVGVLSPLLAAAAVALTPDIPALQQDILEGRAAAALGILEAALERDPDNPRLLYDHGVAAYAAGRFEEALLSFDRAETSGRKWLSRRARFQMGNAGYRIGLEARATNLEETIARWRESLRDFAEVLKDSEDPRARDNFEFVRRELLALLLADARRNQTEARQPGQAPGERIEKLRNAFERFTDAQETDPDNAEAQQGEQETRAELAAALAMEGSRKSQSVRLVQPRPNEAPVPRPDYKEIGEGVAMLEDATTLQPENEAIEKALEQGRERLANALTFNARILMAQELQMPWPKEKLAILRMAKELVEKALDEVPQFRPAEETLEAVNRRLAEVMEEQADQLVEQTPQGNLEQQAQWLSQALDFYQQASDLQPQNDGLPQKAESTQSQLASALSRLADRLMKAPSRESLEQQAARLEGAQQALQQLMGLEPSEETAGKAEQVGKELDGVRQQLAEEGPPMPMPGEGNPQLVQQLQQQMGPPMDAPPRPNTPGAKGPWQSPAMNRTQDY, from the coding sequence ATGAACGCCGTGCTCCGCCCACTCGATTTTTCGCCATACCGCCGCCGGGTGGTGGGCGTCCTGTCCCCGCTGCTTGCCGCCGCCGCCGTGGCGTTGACCCCGGACATCCCCGCGCTGCAGCAGGACATCCTTGAGGGCCGTGCGGCCGCGGCCCTGGGCATCCTTGAGGCGGCACTGGAGCGGGATCCCGACAATCCGAGGCTCCTGTACGACCACGGGGTGGCGGCCTATGCCGCCGGACGTTTTGAGGAGGCCCTGTTGTCCTTCGACCGGGCGGAGACCTCGGGTCGGAAGTGGCTTTCGAGGCGCGCCCGGTTCCAGATGGGCAACGCCGGGTATCGCATCGGGCTGGAGGCCCGGGCGACGAATTTGGAGGAGACCATAGCGCGCTGGCGGGAATCGCTCAGGGACTTTGCCGAGGTCCTGAAGGACTCCGAGGATCCGCGGGCGCGGGACAATTTCGAGTTTGTCCGGCGTGAGCTGCTGGCCCTGCTGCTTGCGGATGCCCGTCGCAACCAGACCGAAGCCCGGCAGCCGGGTCAGGCCCCGGGCGAGCGCATTGAGAAACTCCGGAATGCCTTCGAGCGCTTCACCGATGCGCAGGAGACGGATCCGGACAACGCCGAAGCCCAGCAGGGTGAACAGGAGACCCGTGCGGAGCTCGCGGCTGCCCTCGCGATGGAAGGCAGCCGGAAATCCCAGAGCGTCCGACTCGTGCAGCCGCGTCCGAACGAGGCGCCGGTGCCGCGTCCCGACTACAAGGAGATCGGCGAGGGTGTCGCGATGCTGGAGGACGCCACGACCCTGCAGCCGGAGAATGAGGCGATCGAGAAGGCGCTGGAGCAGGGCCGGGAGCGGCTGGCCAATGCGCTGACGTTCAACGCCCGGATCCTGATGGCGCAGGAGCTGCAGATGCCCTGGCCCAAGGAAAAGCTGGCCATTTTGCGGATGGCCAAGGAGCTGGTCGAAAAGGCGCTCGACGAGGTGCCGCAGTTCCGTCCGGCGGAGGAAACCCTCGAGGCGGTGAACCGGCGGCTGGCGGAAGTGATGGAGGAGCAGGCCGACCAGCTCGTCGAGCAGACCCCGCAGGGCAACCTGGAACAGCAGGCCCAGTGGTTGAGCCAGGCGCTGGATTTTTACCAGCAGGCTTCAGACCTCCAGCCGCAGAATGACGGCCTGCCCCAGAAGGCGGAAAGCACCCAGAGCCAGCTCGCGTCGGCGTTGTCGCGCCTGGCGGACCGGCTGATGAAGGCGCCGTCCCGCGAGTCGCTCGAACAGCAGGCCGCGCGGCTTGAGGGCGCGCAGCAGGCCCTCCAGCAGTTGATGGGGCTGGAGCCCTCGGAGGAGACCGCCGGCAAGGCGGAGCAGGTGGGCAAGGAGCTCGACGGGGTCCGACAGCAACTGGCCGAGGAGGGACCGCCGATGCCCATGCCGGGCGAGGGCAACCCCCAGTTGGTCCAGCAGTTGCAGCAGCAGATGGGCCCGCCCATGGATGCCCCGCCCCGGCCCAACACACCCGGCGCCAAGGGACCCTGGCAATCCCCGGCCATGAACCGGACCCAGGACTATTGA